The DNA window ATATTCGATTATCATGTAAAAGGCCAATGACCAATAGCCTAATTTCAAATGTTCCCAAAGGCTTTCATTCACAGGTCCAAACACTGCACCTATTGTAGATTTGTTGGACCATTCATATATGAAATGTAATAAAGAACCCACAATTGTTATCCAAAATACTCCTCCAATTTCCCACTTTTTTAATCTGTTATAATATAAATTCATCTTAAGCACCTCCAATAATATGGTGCCTTTTTTATGGAAAAATATTTAAATCTTTGAATAATAAAATCCCGCTGATAATCAGAGCTTATATGCAAAAAGCTGTTGGGGTTACCAATAGCTAATGCCTGTCTTAATTTAAGGTGCAGGATATTTTACTGAATTCTTCCTTACCTTATCTTCTATAGCAGTAGAAATATCAATATTTAATTGGTTTGCTAAAGATAAACAGTATATAATTACATCTGCTAATTCTTCCATTAGATGCTCAGCTTCTGAAGAAGTCATAATATCCCAAGATTCTTTAATATCTAACCATTGAAAAATTTCCATCAATTCACTAGCCTCTATGGAAATGCTCATGGATAGATTTTTAGGATTATGGAATTCTTCCCAGTTTCTTTCTTTGACAAAGTTAGAAATTTTGTCTTTTAGTTGTTGGATATTTGTGCTTTGGTCTGACATATTGTCCCTCCTTAAAATGTACTAAAATATATGTGCAATCTTAGAATACAATTTTTAATAATTTGTTCATTATATGCATTCAATATAGTCATTTCTAGTTGATGCCTTAAATGTAATTCTTTTTCTTATGTATGATTAAATTAAATTTCCTTCTTAAAAATACAATTTTTATGTTACCCATATATAACCCTTTAATTGATTAAGTAATTTTTCAAACATAAGCATATTAACTATAATATTAGAAAAAATGAAACATTAAAATACCTTGATTAACAACGTATCTAAATTCCAGAATTCTAAATCCGAAGGGGTTATTGTAACTTGAAAATAACATTTATATTTATTAAATTCATTCATTCTTTTTAAATATGGATTCCAATTATATTGTAGAATTTAATATATCCTGATACTGTTTCATATATTTCAGCAACATTTTCAATTTCGTAACTTGACAAACATTCATCTTATAATAATTTGTGGAAAGTTTCAAAATGTTTCATCTCCTACATTGCAAAACAAAACTCTCTTTATCATACCCTCACCCCATACAAAATCCCTAATTAAAATGTAATATTCTACAAATGTTTGATTTTTCCTCTATTTTTGCTTATTTAAATAACTTCTTCAAAACCTTAAACACATCAAAAGTAGTCCTGTTGTAAACTTTGTTATAAACGTATTTCTTAGGATTCCTAATCCATCCGTATCCTCTGGGCATTTTGAAACCACCTCTGTGGACTATCTGTCTCTTTAGGCTTGTTCTTGCACTTATTCGTTTTTTAAGGCTTGACTTTCTCATTCCAATTTTCATAATATTACCCTCCTTCAATCATCTATTCTTACTTATATGATATTACATAAAAAGCACTCCTTCAATGTTTGACAGAAAAAGACACCCTTTAGGGTGCCTTAAGCAAAAAAATACTTTTTATTACTTATCATTTAAAAACTCACTTATATCCTTTAAGGAACTGTATACATCATTTTCATTAATACCTGTAAACGGAATTTCTATATCATATTCCTCAAGGTATTTTTTAAGTTCTTCCATAAACACTCCAAAACCTTCTACTTCTTTTAAATCCTTGATTTTGTGGTCTATATCATCCTTTGAAGGAGTTCCTTCCCAGTCACCGGAGCAAGTAAAATTAACTCCACAGCTAGGGCTTCCATCTATTCCTATAACTCCTACAATTTCATATCCTGCATCTATATAGCTTTTTACTTGACAAATTATTGGTTTTAGCATCTTCCTGCAGTTTTCCCTATAGAACAATGTGTCGAATTGTTCCTTTACATGCCCCCAGCGTTTAATTCCATATATGATCATCTCTGGACAGGGAAGTTGAATAATACCTATGCCTTTATCATGAAGCATATCTACTATTTCTTTAAATATGCCTTCATACTGGCTTAGACCTTCTACTTTAGAGTTAGAGTTTAATATGCAATGGGAAACCAGTATGATTTTTCTAGTTCTTTTCAATTTACCACTTCCTTTATCAATGCCATCTATAAACTTATACAGGAATTCCTTTTCACCCTGAGGAAGACCTGCTGTCCTAATTGGTATAAATCACTGCCATTATTAAGTATATCCACATCTAATTTAACTTCCTTTAAATCGACCGTATATCGGATAATGTTCCCTTGAGGAAGTATTCCCACAAGCTCCCCAGAGAAATAATAGTATTCATGGTCCATTTCATAGTCAACACTTGATATTTCAATTAATTCTGGCCGAATAACGATATTACTAACTTGTGGACATTCTTCACCAATTAGATCAGAAAATATCTTTGCAGATAATATATTATAATTACCTATGAAGCTGGCTGCAAAATTGCTTTTAGGACTGCTGTAGAGTTCAAAAGGATTTCCCGATTGTTCTATAACTCCATCTTTCATCAAATATATTGTGTCAGACATGGTCATTGCTTCGTCTTGATCATGTGTAACGAAGATAGAAGTCATTCCCAGCTCCTTATGAATCTCTTTTATCCTCGATTGGAGGGATTTGCGAAGTTTGGCATCAATTGCACTTAACGGTTCATCCAATAGGAGTACTTTTGGCCTTGTCACAATACATCTGGCCAAAGCAACTCTCTGCTGTTCCCCACCAGAAAGCTGGTAAGGATATTTCCTTTCTTTCCCCTTAAGGTCAACCATATTTATTGCATTTTGTAC is part of the Tepidimicrobium xylanilyticum genome and encodes:
- a CDS encoding nucleotide pyrophosphohydrolase, translated to MSDQSTNIQQLKDKISNFVKERNWEEFHNPKNLSMSISIEASELMEIFQWLDIKESWDIMTSSEAEHLMEELADVIIYCLSLANQLNIDISTAIEDKVRKNSVKYPAP
- a CDS encoding CD3072 family TudS-related putative desulfidase produces the protein MKRTRKIILVSHCILNSNSKVEGLSQYEGIFKEIVDMLHDKGIGIIQLPCPEMIIYGIKRWGHVKEQFDTLFYRENCRKMLKPIICQVKSYIDAGYEIVGVIGIDGSPSCGVNFTCSGDWEGTPSKDDIDHKIKDLKEVEGFGVFMEELKKYLEEYDIEIPFTGINENDVYSSLKDISEFLNDK
- a CDS encoding ABC transporter ATP-binding protein, with the translated sequence MAYIILQDIEKYYGENQVLKKINLSIEEGEFVTLLGPSGCGKSTLLRCIAGLEQVSSGKIFLDGKEITHVDPRERNVGMIFQQYSLFPNLNVYKNIAFGLKMKKVDRDEIHERVQNAINMVDLKGKERKYPYQLSGGEQQRVALARCIVTRPKVLLLDEPLSAIDAKLRKSLQSRIKEIHKELGMTSIFVTHDQDEAMTMSDTIYLMKDGVIEQSGNPFELYSSPKSNFAASFIGNYNILSAKIFSDLIGEECPQVSNIVIRPELIEISSVDYEMDHEYYYFSGELVGILPQGNIIRYTVDLKEVKLDVDILNNGSDLYQLGQQVFLRVKRNSCISL